Below is a genomic region from Eupeodes corollae chromosome 1, idEupCoro1.1, whole genome shotgun sequence.
TCGCTTGGTTTAAAATGCCTtaatgtaaaaattattaaaaaagactaTGAAAACTTTGTAGACATCTTCTATCTTGTGTACCTCGAGTGTGGCTCAATCAAGTTAAATGATTTGAAGAAACAATGCAAATCGATATTTAAAACCCAAGTGAAATGGGACTTTGCCCGAAGGCAGAGAAACAAACTCACACAGTGTTACAACTGCCAAATGTATGGGCACGGAGAgaaaaattgtcatattaaaACTCACTGTGCCAACTGTGCAGAAAATCACgagacaaaaaattgtaaatctaACAAAATTAAGTGTGCAAATTGCAACGAAGTCCACAAGGCCAATGACCCAACCTGCATCAGCCGacaaagtttctttaaaattcgCGATATCAAGGGATGTTTACCAACAACATACTTCGTATATCCCAAATAAATCCGACTTTCCCGCGCTCACGCCATACAAGAAGTCCAAAGGTCCAAACATTACTAAGGTATTAGCACCAAACAATAATGAAgcaacaaacaacaactccaATGTGTGGACTAACACCTCGCACAAAATCGGTTTTGCTGAGACCACAAACAGTGGGAACAACGTTCTATTTTCGATGGAAGAAATCAACTCACTCACAGCAGAGATGATAACATTACTTAGCCGATGCAATACTAAAGCAGATCAGTTTAATACGATTGCACAATTAGCAATTAAGTATCTATACTCAGGTAAATAAGTATGAATAGTAGTTTTAAGATAAATTGTTGGAATGCTAGAAGCATTCGGaataaaaaattagaatattttGCTTTCTTAAGCAAACATAATATTGATGTTAGTTTAATAAATGAGACTTGGTTAGATGAAAATGTAAACATCTCAAATAAAGACTACAAATGTTATCGTGTAGATAGAGAAGAGAGAAGAGGGGGCGGTGTTGCCGTGGTagttaaaaaaactattaagcATAAAATACTTCCTGTGATTAAAACTAAACTTGTTGAAAACATTGGCATTGAAGTACCATTTCAAAATGGGCGTTctataaaaatttttatttatttattttacggGTGGTTCTACTTCCCCAGAAAAAAGAATTGATTTCCGTAACGATTTACGTAAATTGATTGCATTAAATGATACATACTTGATTGGTGGCGATTTCAATTGCAAGAACAGAAATTGGGGCTGTGTCAGAGCTAATGCATGGGGAAATATACTAGCTGATTTAGAATCAAGACACccatttaacattttgtacCCCCCTCAACCTACATGTATGCCCCCAAACAATAGATCTAATCCATCTACTATAGACTTATTCCTAACAAATTCCCCCGAACTTTTCAATCAACCTGTTGTTGAAAATGATCTTAGTTCGAATCATCTCCCggtaataataaacataaagtcAACCCCTGTGGAAAATTGCAATGAATTTTTTGACTATTCAAATgctgatttgaaaaaatttaaaaaaagtatccaCCTCAAATTGAGAAACAGTACAGAGAGGAATTCAAATAATATCAGTATCGAACAAATTGACGGAGCAGTTAGAACGTTTACAGCATCAGTACTCGAGAGTGTTGAAGAAACCGttccaaaaaaaactcaaagtcGAAACTATAATAATTCACTTCCCTCCTATGTAGTGGAAGCAATTaaagtaagaaacaaaaatagaacccAATGGATAAGGACCAGGGACGAATACTTTCTATCTGAAATGAATAGAATGAACCTGTTCATCAAAAATGCAATCTTTCTTTTCAGAAATCAGAGCTGGGGCAATAAATTACAGGGTTTAGATAAAGGTAGCAAGCCGTTTTGGAATAttataaaagtaattaaaaagaaaaaagttcatATTCCGTCATTTAAAATAGGTAATTCTATATCAATATCCAACGACGAAAAAGCCAACGCATTAGCCCGCACATTTTGTGCAAACAGTTTAGTTGCTGGCAACAATGCAACTAATAATCACATAGAATGTATTGTTAATCAATCAATGCAATTACTCAACGAAAGTGTCCTTGATGTAACCGAAGATATAGTATCTTTTGATGACGttgcatttgttttaaaaagtcttaagaCCACAAAATCTCCCGGATTTGacggaattaaaaatatttttttaaagaatcttccAAAAATAGGCATAAGATACCTCAAAAACATGTTTAACAATTGTTTCAAAACAGGTTACTTCCCCACAGAGTGGAAAACAGCCAAAGTCATTCCTATCCATAAGCCAGGAAAAAGTTTTAGTGATCCTTCTAGTTATAGACCAAATAGTTTGTTGTGCTCATTAagcaaatgtttagaaaaacttataaaaaccaAACTCGTTTTGCATGTAGATCAATTTGATATCTTGCCACCAGAACAATTTGGCTTTAGAAAGTATCATAGTACAACTAACCAAATTGACAGAAtaacaaagtttgtaaaaaataacttgTCTTCAGGAAAGAGCACAGGAATGGTACTTCTTGATGTGGAAAAAGCGTTTGACACTGTCTGGCATGAGGGCTTGATTCATAAGCTCGTTACCTTGAGATTTCCCTTGtatattgtaaaaattattttgtcatttctgtCAAACCGAACATTTAAAGTCTGTGTGAACAACTGGTACACTGAAGAGAACAATATCACTACAGGTGTACCCCAAGGGTCAGTTCTAGGCccatttttatataacatatataCTTACGATTTccctaaacttcaaaattgtgaaaCTGCAATATTTGCTGATGACACTTGCGTTTATTCATCAGATTCAACTGGTTTTTGCATTGAAACCAAATTGCAATCTGCTCTGAATACTATTcagatttatttcaataattggaaattaaaaataaatgcatcaaAGACACAGGctcttttttttacgaaaaaaaggaaaccttgTTTACTGCCATACAATAACCTTCAATTGAACGGAGAGCAAATTGAGTGGAAGTCAAGTGCTAAGTATCTTGGGGTACACCTGGATAAAACATTGACGTTTAACTTGCACATTCAGCAAACATTAAATAAGCTGAATATTGTGATAAAAACACTTTATCCTTTTATAAATCGCAAGTCTAAGATGAGTGCAGAAAACAAACTAATGATATTTAAGTCCATTTTCCAAAGTATAATTTTCAATGGTTCCCCTGTCTGGGGAAAATGTGCCAAaactcatatacaaaaattacaaataatgcaaaataaaatattaaaaattatgcttAATCTGCCCTggtacttttgtacaaaagagcTTCATAGAATAGCAAATATTGATGAGGTTCCTGTAAGAATTTCGAAGTTACAAGACCGTTATATTTTATCGTGTAATTGTTCGGATAACAATTTAATCTCAAACTTAGCTGCTTAAGGTgttagtaaatttttgttttcttttgatttatttattaataaatgaatgtTACATTTatctaattaattattatttatttatatactgattttgttttctctatttgtttcttgttatttatttatttgtataggtaaattaattaatggtttttaatttattaaaatatttatttattaatctctgtatttatttgttcacttgttcattatttattaaaattgttcattcttgttcaattattttattcatttatttatttatttatttacttatttctatttatttatttttatttatttatttccttatttatttatttattaatttattacttattgtacattttttcattaatttatttattttctcgcttgtatttaattatttgttattcacttgttgatttatttatttattttttgtacttatttatgtatttatttatttatttatttatttatatatttattctttaatttattattaatttattcattcttatttattaatatactttttttctgtgATAAAATCTAAACAACATCTTAAGACAGTTTTCTGCTCCCCACTTCTCTCTTCCTATGAAAAAATTCTAATAtctaatgaaggttttttttagtaactttccttcaaaatgtaataaatctgTGATATAAATTGATTGcttgttataatattttcagtAGTAAGGTAGAATGTAAGACACCatatctctgtaaattgtgcaatctaggtttaaattataagaatttcagttacaataaagatctatctatctatcaattcatttttatatgtatagactagcggacccgacagacgttgtcctgtctacacgtcttaaatttgaaaatttcaaactttttttaataagaaaaatgatgaaaattattattcaaattatgttatgacaatatctaacgtcattacatgtaaatttattacaattatactaatcgatagcgtgtgagtatgtgtaatgaaatcttcaacttgttttaattaaaggtaaaaaagcttaaactcaaactattttatttaaaaatatatgttcttatttacaaaaacttaatttatcgtaatgccattggatgtacaatatttttggttaaaccctgaggtgtataaataaataaattcgatgtttttccaactctggaacacgcaacatataattggccgtgagaaaaacatgggttttctaaatctaaacCACAAATTGTTATTGTTTGGCCTTGTGACTTATTTATAGTCATAGCATATGCCAAGCGGATTGGAAATTTTAAACGTTTGAATGTTATAGGCGAATCTGAAGGAATCATTGGGATCCGTGGTAAAAGTACAACTTCACCTTGAAATTTTTCACTCAAAATAGTGGCTTCAAGAATgttgcccatgattttttttacaactaatcGCGTGCCATTACATAATTTTGGGACATTTAAATTATAGGTGAGCCAATTTTCAGTCGCAAATTATGTGGCGGCATTCCAGGTTAATCTAGTGAATTTAGAAACTCTACAGGATAGTTGACAACTTCGTCAGGATCAACAACAGTGTCAatcgatttaaatgtaatttcataACCAGGCAatgactgttgtattttaaaattgatggcgtcaacatctaaattttttgcGGCTAAAATAGCTCGCTCTTGCAGCCATTCATgattaatataattatgtcTTAAATCTGGAAAGATACTTGTTATTAACTCATCTTTGGTAGCCACCCTGTTGCAAAAATTCTGTGGAAGTCGAATATATTGTGTAtcttcatacaattgaattttaccgTTGCCAATATCTAACAATTGTTCGGAGAATCCTGACGCTAatggatcattttgaagtcgaacGCTCATATATGTCGTGCGTGGAATGACTGGtaatgtttgtctgaaatcaccagaCAGCAGCAGTAGAGCACCACCGAAAAGCCGAGCATTAATTCTGATATCTTTCAAGGACCTGTTGAGAGCTTCAAGCGAATGCTTGTGGGCCATTGTACATTCATTccagataataattttacattttctcaaaacttcagccATGCCTGAATGCTTCTTTATGTTACACATTGCTTCGGGATTTGTATGAACGTTCAAAGGTAATTTAAGTGCTGAATGCGCAGTCCGTCCACCATCAAGTAACGTTGCTGCAATATGATTTTGAGATCGAATCCGCGCAAGTATCAGTgcgataagaaatgttttaccagTGCCACCTGGAGCGTCTAAAAAAATGAATCCACCTTGTTGTGCTGCAATTGAAAGTACCATGAAGTACCATTGACTTTTCGCAAATATTAGAAGGACGTCGGTCCAGGGACGTTAACCAGtaataaacgcaaaaaaaaaacattcgcgtTGCTTAGGATGAACTGTATATAATcgacctaaagtttttgtcataaatatatCAGCGAATTCTGGTACTGGAATGCCGCGGTTCCAAattctttgattgtttattcCATGTAAAAAATTTAGGAACATCACCTTGTGAATTGACCAACAGCATCTTGTCGActacaaaggttaaaaaattgagtaagaGTTGTTTTTGGAGCCATCAAAGCCTGTTGTAGTGCAGTTTCTTCTGTAAAGTAAACAAGCTGTCCGTTTTCAAGATGCACAGCTAAATGTATAACAGCAAGATCCCTTTCAAGTGGGAACGTAAAAATGCGCCAAATAGCTTCGTTGCTATTTATGTAACGATTGAGATGTGGTTCCGgcaaaagtgtttttaaaggtTCCGGTGGTGGATTTAGCGATGGCAGTGAAATTTTTCCAGATGCGCAACATAAACCAGTTGATTCACCTTTATACTTGAAAGCATGGCAATATTGACACTCTTTGTCCATACTACCTATCGTGATTGGTGCATGTGACGAATAATCTATTTCAGGAACATATTCGAACGTGAGACGATTAAATGATGCTCGTAACAATGCTCGATTATGTTGCACTTGTTGATGGTGATGGTCTCTATGTGCGTCGGTAGCTCGTTGACGTGCCTCTCGTTGTCTCAATGCATTAGCATGAAGACGTTGATCGCGTTGCTCTGAATTCTCATTTGCTCGTGAACACGCAACTTGATCTCTTAAATTTGCATCTATCCGTTGAGTGTTCTTTAATTGATCTATTTAACCGACGATCATGGACTAATTGGGCGTTCCGAGTACGCCGACCAATGTTTTTTGCTCTTCCACGAAGACGTGGCAtttttctgtataaaaaaaatactgtaaaataatacataacgaaaatgaatatttcattttatgcttttttactttattcatatatttttgtattcatttatattcaattatttaaattttatttgcataggtactattttatttttccttaaatctCGAAACAGTCATAAATTAATGACGCCGATAGTacacaaataaatttgtagTTTAGGTTAGTTATTAACTAACGCACGtgtaaagaaatataagaaactagcagacccgaccacgcgttgctgtggctgagtaattaaggaaggacttaatagacaaaattgaacactaatttacataacatctttcattttattttattaataaatactatgattaacataaattaaataaaatcacagttagagtttactgaagtgccaatcgatgaacaatatttttggtcagcctgtcttttgtcaacacaaataaacttGATGGCCTCCCTAAAAGTGAACAGGCCACGTATGATTGCTCATGAGAGAAACATGGATTCTCTAAGTCTAAGCAGCAAACAGACATTGTTTGTCCTTGTGATTTGTTAATAGTCATCGCGAAAACTAAACGGATAggaaattgcagtcttttgaaaGGTATTGGAGAATCTGACGGTGTCATTGGAATGCGTGGTAACAGAGCGTTTTCTCCTTTAAACTTTTCTGCCAA
It encodes:
- the LOC129945885 gene encoding uncharacterized protein LOC129945885, which gives rise to MVLSIAAQQGGFIFLDAPGGTGKTFLIALILARIRSQNHIAATLLDGGRTAHSALKLPLNVHTNPEAMCNIKKHSGMAEVLRKCKIIIWNECTMAHKHSLEALNRSLKDIRINARLFGGALLLLSGDFRQTLPVIPRTTYMSVRLQNDPLASGFSEQLLDIGNGKIQLYEDTQYIRLPQNFCNRVATKDELITSIFPDLRHNYINHEWLQERAILAAKNLDVDAINFKIQQSLPGYEITFKSIDTVVDPDEVVNYPVEFLNSLD